The following proteins are encoded in a genomic region of Vicia villosa cultivar HV-30 ecotype Madison, WI unplaced genomic scaffold, Vvil1.0 ctg.000022F_1_1_1, whole genome shotgun sequence:
- the LOC131621998 gene encoding uncharacterized protein LOC131621998, whose amino-acid sequence MVTVKGENGARGGLFLNDSIHWVVYNVEISKYVIVALGLKEMKISEIARPDDSDIEFDLLVVGGLISAWMKDVDTVKIWVMQKYAVQSSWTKIIEFSVDPVLNDSLFIVCVTNFGDIIGKDGEGRLVKFNDRGEFLERPFCHDNCSESSEFVAYTESLFSLPDTSQV is encoded by the coding sequence ATGGTTACCGTGAAAGGGGAAAATGGCGCTAGAGGCGGGTTGTTCTTGAATGATTCTATTCATTGGGTGGTTTATAATGTTGAGATCTCAAAGTATGTTATAGTTGCCCTTGGTTTAAAGGAGATGAAGATATCTGAGATAGCTCGGCCCGATGATTCTGATATAGAATTTGATTTGTTGGTAGTTGGAGGACTAATTAGTGCATGGATGAAAGACGTGGATACAGTGAAGATATGGGTGATGCAAAAATATGCAGTGCAATCATCTTGGACCAAGATTATTGAATTTTCTGTTGATCCTGTTTTGAACGATTCTTTATTTATAGTATGCGTAACAAATTTTGGTGATATCATTGGAAAAGATGGTGAAGGTAGATTGGTGAAGTTTAACGACAGAGGAGAGTTTCTAGAGCGTCCCTTCTGTCATGACAATTGCTCAGAATCATCCGAATTTGTAGCGTATACAGAGTCTCTTTTCTCACTCCCTGACACCAGTCAAGTTTAA